The DNA region GCGGGTAGTGGTTATCGGCAGCCAGGTCGTGCATGCCTACTGGCGCATTGCACCTGACGGTGAGTTCAGAAGTAATGTTGCCGTAGGGGCGAGTATCAGCCTGGATTGCGTACCTCAACATATCCTCGACCTGGCCCTTTATGCCGCCCGCAGGTGTCGTTGGGACGATGTGGGTATCGATATCATCGAACATGAGGGTAAGCTTTTTATTCTCGAAGCCAACATGAAATACGGCAAGGAAGGCTTTCGGGTGGCCGGTATCGATTACAATAAACTTATGGAGGCCATGATCGAAGATGGAAAAATATAAAAACGACCGCCTTGGAATGATCCAGTCGGCATTGGAGCAGCGGGAAAGCGAAAACCTGTCGCCCATCGCCACCTTAAGCGGGGCAGGAGTCCGCCGCCATCATGACACGCGTCTTGAAGAAGGGTATCGCCTGGCTTTCTCTGTCGATGTTGATCGCATCCTGCATTCGCGCGCCTACACGCGTTATATTGACAAAACCCAGGTCTTTTATCTGATCAAGCATGATCACATTACTCATCGGGTGCTCCATGTTCAACTGGTTTCGAAGATTGCCAGAACAATCGGCCGTTTTATGGGTTTAAACGAGGATCTTATCGAAGCCATCGCTCTTGGGCATGATATTGGACATACGCCTTTCGGTCATGACGGCGAAAGGTTTTTATCAGAGCTCTGCCAGTCAGGCGGCATTGGTCACTTTCAGCACAATGTTCAAAGCGTTCAGTTTTTAGAGAAAGTCGAGCGCAAAGGAAAAGGATGGAATCTGTGCCTGCAAACTTTGGACGGAATCCTTTGCCATGATGGTGAAATTCACAACCAGAAGCTTCAGCCCTCAAGGGGCAAGACTTTCGAAAGCCTTAATCAAGAGATGTTATCCAAAAAAGCGGATCCTGAGATAGAACTCATTCCCATGACCATGGAAGGGTGCGTTGTGCGCATGGCCGATACCATCAGTTACATCGGTCGTGATATCGAGGATGCCATCCGCCTGAATATGATCAGGCGATCGGATTTGCCGAAAGCGTGTGTCCAAAGGCTGGGGGATACAAACGGAAGCATTGTCTACAATCTTGTGACTGACATTATCAATAACAGCTTCCAAAATACTTATGTCGCCTTCAGTTCGGAAGTGTCGGAGGCCTTGGAGCGCTTGAAAGAATTCAATCTCGAACATATTTATATGAATCCGGAGATTAAAAGCCAGACTGATACCATTAAGATGCTTTTTGAGATTCTGTTTGAAAGGTTTCTTGCGGATATCGAAAAGGAAAATCGATCTTCGGTGATATTTACAAGTTTTTTAGAGGATATGTCGGAAGATTATGTTGGAAACCACAAAGGTCCTGAGATTGTAAGAGATTTCA from Candidatus Desulfatibia profunda includes:
- a CDS encoding HD domain-containing protein, translating into MEKYKNDRLGMIQSALEQRESENLSPIATLSGAGVRRHHDTRLEEGYRLAFSVDVDRILHSRAYTRYIDKTQVFYLIKHDHITHRVLHVQLVSKIARTIGRFMGLNEDLIEAIALGHDIGHTPFGHDGERFLSELCQSGGIGHFQHNVQSVQFLEKVERKGKGWNLCLQTLDGILCHDGEIHNQKLQPSRGKTFESLNQEMLSKKADPEIELIPMTMEGCVVRMADTISYIGRDIEDAIRLNMIRRSDLPKACVQRLGDTNGSIVYNLVTDIINNSFQNTYVAFSSEVSEALERLKEFNLEHIYMNPEIKSQTDTIKMLFEILFERFLADIEKENRSSVIFTSFLEDMSEDYVGNHKGPEIVRDFIAGMTDQYFLRQCPQDMVPETRIFP